A region of Malaciobacter marinus DNA encodes the following proteins:
- the queF gene encoding preQ(1) synthase gives MKYGEKEIVEFDINNEEHYWPNKNEKNYIINIELPEFMAKCPRSGYPDFATIKLQYTPNKKVIELKALKIYINTFIYREVSHENSANEIFDTLYEKLEPKWMKVVADFKPRGNVHTVIEIDSAKM, from the coding sequence ATGAAATATGGCGAAAAAGAGATTGTTGAATTTGATATTAACAATGAAGAGCATTATTGGCCAAATAAAAATGAAAAAAACTATATTATAAATATTGAATTACCAGAGTTTATGGCAAAATGTCCAAGAAGTGGATATCCTGATTTTGCAACAATTAAACTTCAATATACTCCAAATAAAAAAGTAATCGAATTAAAAGCGTTAAAGATTTATATTAATACTTTTATTTATAGAGAAGTTTCACATGAAAATTCTGCAAATGAAATTTTTGATACATTGTATGAAAAATTAGAGCCTAAATGGATGAAAGTAGTTGCAGATTTTAAACCAAGAGGGAATGTACATACTGTAATAGAAATAGACAGCGCAAAAATGTAA
- a CDS encoding DNA-binding protein: MERLVTTSQAAQILGLSLQGVHYRIKNNQLKSIKKSGKTYVYISEHVEDKSKENEKPVEIIEIKELIKVKDEQIDLLKKNMKWMKKQYTSEIIRLEKNQKKIIEVFNREIDLLQSAFNEMRSIYKPQIQNQKKTQEAEEKTQKPINDEIRYITLQKFTKMMKAYGKSDLEIKTIILTGVKSKDHRFLYDKKSKKVIIKDSDFKDFL; this comes from the coding sequence TTGGAGAGATTAGTAACTACTTCTCAGGCGGCTCAAATTCTTGGGCTTTCTCTTCAAGGTGTACACTATAGAATAAAGAACAATCAATTAAAATCTATCAAAAAATCTGGGAAAACGTATGTTTACATAAGTGAACATGTAGAAGATAAATCTAAAGAAAATGAAAAACCTGTTGAAATTATAGAAATAAAAGAGTTGATAAAAGTAAAAGATGAACAAATAGATTTACTAAAAAAAAATATGAAGTGGATGAAAAAACAGTATACTTCAGAGATTATAAGACTTGAAAAAAATCAAAAAAAAATCATAGAAGTTTTTAATAGAGAAATAGATTTATTACAAAGTGCATTTAATGAAATGCGTTCAATTTATAAGCCACAAATACAAAATCAAAAAAAAACCCAAGAAGCTGAAGAAAAAACTCAAAAACCAATAAATGATGAAATAAGATATATAACTTTACAAAAATTTACAAAAATGATGAAAGCTTATGGTAAATCTGACTTAGAAATTAAAACTATAATTTTAACAGGTGTTAAAAGTAAAGATCATAGGTTTTTATATGATAAAAAAAGTAAAAAAGTAATAATAAAAGATAGTGATTTTAAAGATTTTTTATAA
- a CDS encoding DMT family transporter, giving the protein MGNKISILGILSLTFAMFIWASSFIALKAAMNEYGAHTVIFVRMVFASMCFLIFIKSFLKYDFTKKDILLILLLALFEPCLYFLFESKALQLTTASQAGMIASLMPLITSVAAVFILKELISKQFIFGSILAVFGAIWLSLEATSSITAPNPMLGNFLEFLAMTCAAGYTIVAKHLTYKFSAIFLTAAHAFIGTIFFLPLAFYELTTTPFVFKLEGFLWTAYLGVIVTLGGYGLYNYSLTKINASKASIFMNLIPVFTLVLAYFILNERLSYIEITASIVVLFGVFISQIKIVIPKTIFNLFNKQ; this is encoded by the coding sequence TTGGGAAATAAAATTAGTATATTAGGAATTTTATCTTTAACTTTTGCAATGTTTATTTGGGCAAGTTCTTTTATTGCTTTGAAAGCTGCTATGAATGAATATGGAGCACATACAGTTATTTTTGTAAGAATGGTTTTTGCATCTATGTGTTTTTTGATTTTTATTAAAAGTTTTTTAAAATATGACTTTACAAAAAAAGATATATTACTTATACTTTTATTAGCTTTATTTGAACCTTGTTTATACTTCTTATTTGAATCAAAAGCATTACAATTAACTACTGCTTCACAAGCAGGGATGATTGCTTCTTTAATGCCTTTAATTACCTCTGTTGCAGCTGTTTTTATATTAAAAGAGTTAATTTCAAAACAATTTATCTTTGGTTCAATTTTAGCTGTATTTGGTGCTATTTGGTTAAGTTTAGAAGCAACATCAAGTATCACTGCACCAAACCCAATGCTTGGTAATTTTTTAGAATTTTTAGCAATGACATGTGCTGCTGGTTATACAATTGTCGCAAAACATTTAACTTATAAGTTTTCTGCAATATTTTTAACAGCTGCACATGCTTTTATAGGAACAATATTTTTTCTGCCTCTTGCATTTTATGAACTTACTACAACACCTTTTGTTTTTAAACTTGAAGGTTTTTTATGGACAGCTTATTTAGGTGTTATTGTAACTTTAGGTGGTTATGGTTTATATAATTATTCATTAACTAAAATAAATGCTTCTAAAGCTTCAATTTTTATGAATTTGATACCTGTATTTACTTTAGTGCTTGCCTATTTTATTTTAAATGAAAGATTAAGCTATATTGAAATTACTGCATCAATTGTAGTACTTTTTGGTGTATTTATTTCACAAATTAAAATTGTAATTCCTAAAACTATATTTAATTTATTTAATAAACAATAA
- a CDS encoding YqaA family protein gives MTYISLFFISFISATLLPMGSEAFLVFNIKENYNIYLLLLFATLGNTLGSLLNYFLGLKGEEYLENKKYLDKKKIAKYKVFFDKYGAFSLLLSWVPIIGDPLTFIAGVLKYNLKFFILIVLFAKFIRYLFVTLVTLSII, from the coding sequence ATGACATATATTAGTCTATTTTTCATATCTTTTATTTCAGCAACCTTATTACCAATGGGAAGTGAGGCTTTTTTAGTTTTTAATATCAAGGAAAACTATAATATTTATTTACTCTTACTCTTTGCTACACTTGGAAATACTTTAGGTTCTTTGTTAAACTATTTTTTGGGTTTAAAAGGTGAAGAGTATTTAGAAAATAAAAAATATTTAGATAAAAAAAAGATTGCAAAATATAAAGTTTTTTTTGATAAATATGGAGCTTTTTCATTACTTTTATCGTGGGTTCCTATTATTGGAGATCCTTTGACATTTATAGCAGGTGTTCTAAAATATAATTTAAAGTTTTTTATACTTATTGTATTATTTGCAAAGTTTATAAGATATCTATTTGTTACATTAGTGACTTTATCTATTATTTAA
- a CDS encoding cache domain-containing protein, producing the protein MFKSNEKNILRIIKYAPLLFILLLSTITTYLLILNNQNIYKEDIKKIEYEFFIHRQKEIKLEVEKIYEYILYKKDRSEETLKAQLKSRVNEAHAIATNIYKENKSKTNSEICKMIKDALREVRFNDKRGYYFIHDIKGNNRLYPLNKNLEDKNYINLKDAKGYEFVKTIIETIENKTQRFDIYYWSKPTNEGKRIYKKISFYKYFEPLNITIGTGEYIKDFEDDIKDEIIKYIKKMNEKNQRYIFLFDFDKNILVHNNIKQSKLQKQKENILLDKIIKKAKDNDGFITYNQSFKDNIENEKTSYIKSFKPWNWIIGTGFYKNEFTKILEEKKQEVKNRNKSYVVNILIISIIITIILLVISFYISNILKKRFLKYKEKIYEEMNKNRKKDSLLAQQSKMASMGEMIGNIAHQWRQPLSLISTVSSGIKMQKEFGTLTDKDLDESVDAITKATKHLSKTIDDFQNFFKPNKTKEKFTTTDVFEKSLSLISAQFKAKSIDIEKNIDEIEIFGLENELIQVLINILNNARDELVKKEQNHKIIVIETKQTKNRVKIIITDNAGGISPKITNKIFEPYFSTKKEKQGTGIGLYMSKEIITKHMKGNIKVENSTINIKGDSYKGARFTITLPTSNY; encoded by the coding sequence ATGTTTAAAAGTAATGAAAAAAATATTTTACGTATTATTAAATATGCTCCTTTATTATTTATACTTTTACTATCTACAATAACTACTTATTTACTTATTTTAAATAACCAAAACATCTACAAAGAAGACATTAAAAAGATTGAATATGAATTTTTTATACATAGACAAAAAGAGATTAAACTTGAAGTTGAAAAAATTTATGAGTATATTTTATATAAAAAAGATAGAAGTGAAGAGACCTTAAAAGCTCAATTAAAAAGTAGAGTAAATGAAGCTCATGCTATTGCTACAAACATCTATAAAGAGAATAAATCTAAAACTAACTCTGAAATTTGTAAAATGATTAAAGATGCACTAAGAGAAGTTAGATTTAATGACAAAAGAGGTTATTATTTTATCCATGATATTAAAGGCAATAATAGGCTTTATCCACTAAACAAAAACCTTGAAGATAAAAATTATATAAATCTAAAAGATGCTAAAGGTTATGAATTTGTAAAAACAATAATAGAAACTATAGAAAATAAAACCCAAAGATTTGATATTTACTATTGGAGTAAACCTACAAATGAAGGAAAAAGAATTTATAAAAAAATATCTTTTTATAAATATTTTGAACCTTTAAATATTACAATTGGTACAGGTGAATATATAAAAGATTTTGAAGATGATATAAAAGATGAGATAATAAAATATATAAAAAAGATGAATGAGAAAAATCAAAGATATATTTTTTTATTTGATTTTGATAAAAATATATTAGTTCACAATAATATTAAACAATCAAAACTACAAAAACAAAAAGAGAATATTTTATTAGACAAAATCATAAAAAAAGCAAAAGATAATGATGGCTTTATAACATATAATCAAAGTTTTAAAGATAATATTGAAAATGAAAAAACCTCTTATATAAAAAGTTTTAAACCATGGAATTGGATTATTGGTACAGGCTTTTATAAAAATGAATTTACAAAAATATTAGAAGAAAAAAAACAAGAAGTAAAAAATAGAAATAAATCTTATGTAGTAAATATTTTAATTATAAGTATAATAATTACTATTATACTATTAGTAATTTCTTTTTATATATCAAATATTCTTAAAAAACGTTTCTTAAAATATAAAGAAAAAATATATGAAGAGATGAATAAAAATAGAAAAAAAGATAGTTTATTAGCTCAACAATCAAAAATGGCCTCAATGGGGGAGATGATAGGAAATATTGCCCACCAATGGAGACAACCTTTATCTTTAATATCTACTGTTTCAAGTGGTATTAAAATGCAAAAAGAGTTTGGTACCTTAACTGATAAAGATTTAGATGAGAGTGTAGATGCAATTACTAAAGCTACAAAACACTTATCAAAAACAATTGATGACTTTCAAAACTTCTTTAAACCAAATAAAACAAAAGAAAAATTTACAACAACAGATGTATTTGAGAAAAGTCTATCTTTAATTAGTGCACAATTTAAAGCAAAAAGTATTGATATAGAAAAAAATATTGATGAAATTGAAATTTTTGGTTTAGAAAATGAATTAATTCAAGTATTAATAAATATTTTAAATAATGCAAGAGATGAACTTGTAAAAAAAGAACAAAATCATAAAATTATTGTAATAGAAACAAAACAAACAAAAAATAGAGTAAAAATCATAATAACAGACAATGCAGGTGGAATTTCACCTAAAATTACTAATAAAATTTTTGAACCATATTTTAGTACAAAAAAAGAGAAACAAGGAACAGGAATTGGGCTTTATATGAGTAAAGAAATTATTACTAAACATATGAAGGGAAATATAAAAGTTGAAAATTCAACAATTAATATAAAAGGTGATTCTTACAAAGGTGCAAGATTTACTATAACTCTTCCTACAAGCAACTATTAA
- a CDS encoding RluA family pseudouridine synthase, translating to MPFILKKYKAILGKKIQHFLLQDLKIEPKLAQKYISRARVFDQNQKPFILNEKINTNSIYIAEFEGHTRGLNPLLEFKDFALFDKPTKLMVHPISKNTKYSLLDEIRYHFGNNANLAHRIDAETSGLVIVCKNKQSEKRLKDMFIEKEYKKSYLAIVQGELKKDITIENYLEKEGENIGVRMKTSQKGKKSLTIVKPLNYNCKKNITLVEAIPHTGRQHQIRVHLYSIGHRIIGDPIYGIDDEIAEAYLNKELDDKKRYEKTGSYRLWLHANYLEFNYNNTTYKLFSKNDEILKEFYM from the coding sequence GTGCCTTTTATTTTAAAAAAATATAAAGCTATTTTAGGCAAAAAAATACAACATTTTTTACTGCAAGATTTAAAGATAGAGCCCAAGTTAGCGCAAAAGTATATAAGTAGAGCAAGAGTTTTTGACCAAAACCAAAAACCATTTATTTTAAATGAAAAAATAAATACAAATAGTATATATATAGCAGAGTTTGAGGGACATACAAGAGGTCTTAATCCATTGCTTGAATTTAAAGATTTTGCTTTATTTGATAAGCCAACAAAACTAATGGTTCATCCAATTTCAAAAAACACAAAATACTCTTTATTAGATGAGATTCGTTATCATTTTGGAAACAATGCAAATTTAGCCCATAGAATTGATGCTGAAACATCTGGGCTTGTAATAGTTTGTAAAAATAAACAAAGTGAAAAAAGACTAAAAGATATGTTTATTGAAAAAGAGTATAAAAAATCATATCTTGCAATAGTTCAAGGTGAATTAAAAAAAGATATTACTATAGAAAACTATTTAGAAAAAGAGGGGGAAAATATTGGTGTTAGGATGAAAACTTCCCAAAAAGGAAAAAAATCATTAACTATTGTTAAGCCATTAAATTATAATTGTAAAAAGAACATAACATTAGTAGAAGCAATTCCACATACAGGAAGACAACATCAAATTAGAGTTCACTTATATTCTATTGGTCATAGAATAATAGGAGATCCTATCTATGGAATTGATGATGAAATAGCAGAAGCTTATTTAAATAAAGAGCTTGATGATAAAAAAAGATATGAAAAAACAGGTAGTTATAGGCTTTGGTTACATGCAAATTATCTAGAGTTTAACTATAATAATACAACTTATAAATTATTTTCTAAAAACGATGAAATCTTAAAAGAGTTTTATATGTAA
- the purB gene encoding adenylosuccinate lyase, whose protein sequence is MVERYAREEMSSKWTMQAKYQAWLDVEKAVVKAWNRLGLIPDDDAKKIVENANFSVERIDEIEAVTRHDLIAFTTSVSETLGDESRWFHYGMTSSDTVDTAVALQMKDSLNLIIQDVKMMMESIKTRAKEHKYTLMVGRSHGIHGEPITFGLVLAVWYDEMARHLENLEQTLKVISVGQISGAMGNFAHAPLELEEFACEELGLSFAPASNQVIQRDRYARLASSLALLSSSIEKFAVQVRHWQRTEVYECEEFFAKGQKGSSAMPHKRNPILTENITGLARIIRAYATPAMENVALWHERDISHSSTERFWLPDSFITCDFMLHRMNNVIANLTVMPENMMKNLNLTGGLVFSQRVLLELPKAGVSREDAYRIVQRNAMKVWEGLQSDKPTTNEKGESLYLQYLLEDEELRNSLSEEQIRECFNYDYYTKNVDAIFNRVFK, encoded by the coding sequence ATGGTTGAAAGATATGCAAGAGAAGAGATGAGTTCAAAATGGACTATGCAAGCTAAATATCAAGCATGGTTAGATGTTGAAAAAGCTGTTGTTAAAGCTTGGAATAGACTAGGTCTTATTCCTGACGATGATGCAAAAAAAATTGTTGAAAATGCTAATTTTTCAGTTGAAAGAATTGATGAAATTGAAGCTGTAACTAGACATGATTTAATCGCATTTACAACAAGTGTTTCAGAAACATTAGGTGATGAGTCAAGATGGTTTCACTATGGAATGACATCTTCTGATACTGTTGATACAGCTGTTGCTTTACAAATGAAAGACTCTTTGAATTTAATTATTCAAGATGTAAAAATGATGATGGAGTCTATTAAAACAAGAGCAAAAGAACATAAATATACTTTAATGGTAGGAAGAAGTCATGGTATTCATGGTGAACCTATTACATTTGGATTAGTTCTTGCTGTATGGTATGATGAGATGGCAAGACACTTAGAAAATTTAGAACAAACTCTTAAAGTTATATCTGTTGGCCAAATTTCAGGAGCAATGGGGAACTTTGCCCATGCACCTTTAGAGCTTGAAGAATTCGCTTGTGAAGAGTTAGGATTATCTTTTGCACCTGCTTCTAATCAAGTAATTCAAAGAGATAGATATGCAAGACTTGCTTCTTCTTTAGCCCTACTTTCTAGTTCAATTGAAAAATTTGCAGTTCAAGTAAGACATTGGCAAAGAACTGAAGTTTATGAATGCGAAGAGTTTTTTGCAAAAGGTCAAAAAGGATCTTCTGCAATGCCACATAAAAGAAATCCAATACTAACAGAAAATATAACAGGACTTGCAAGAATTATCAGAGCTTATGCAACTCCAGCAATGGAAAATGTTGCATTATGGCATGAAAGAGATATCTCTCACTCATCAACAGAGAGATTTTGGCTTCCAGATTCTTTTATCACTTGTGACTTTATGCTTCATAGAATGAACAATGTTATTGCAAATTTAACTGTTATGCCAGAAAATATGATGAAAAATTTAAATTTAACAGGTGGATTAGTATTTTCTCAAAGAGTATTATTAGAATTACCAAAAGCTGGGGTAAGTAGAGAAGATGCATATAGAATTGTACAAAGAAATGCAATGAAAGTTTGGGAAGGCTTACAATCAGATAAACCAACTACAAATGAAAAAGGTGAATCTTTATATCTTCAATATTTATTAGAAGATGAAGAGTTAAGAAACTCATTGAGTGAGGAGCAAATCAGAGAGTGTTTTAATTATGACTATTACACAAAAAATGTTGATGCAATTTTTAATAGAGTATTTAAATAA
- a CDS encoding ribonucleoside-diphosphate reductase subunit alpha produces MMIQKRNGRKEVLDITKIQKMTIDATKDLDGVSQSELELDAQIKFIDGMSSSDIQDALIKTAVEKIDIDVPNWTFVAARLFLFDLYHRVGKSTHGIKGEPYCHLKDYLRYGKEAGRLLPALGEGYDLDDLNNYIDSERDLLFNYLGIKTLYDRYLIKNKKANPIELPQHMFMAIAMFLAQDEDNKQERAKEFYDAISKFEVMLATPTLSNARTNRHQLSSCYIGSSPDNIEGIFDGYKEMALLSKYGGGIGWDWNQIRALGGVIDDHKSAAGGTVPFLKITNDLAIAVDQLGTRKGAIAVYVEPWHMDIVDFIDLKKNSGEERRRAHDLFPSLWITDLFMERILENSHWTLFDPYEVKDLSELHGDAFKKRYEEYEKDETITKDTMKAKDLWKKILTSYFESGSPFLCFKDNANRANPNAHAGHIRSSNLCTEIFQNTNPNYYKIRLEFEDGTIKTYDEDEIIKVDAGQEKKANKITALDSINGKRVFIVEKEKIDGDTAVCNLASINLSKINTKEDIERVVPTAIRMLDNVIDLNFYPLRKVKATNLKTRSIGLGVMGEAQMLAEHQIMFGSEQHFKKIDSVMEAISYNAIKSSSKLAVEKGVYPAFEGSNWSKGIMPHDHAPQAVEALMNKDLFDGGYDWQELKEEVKENGMRNGYLMAIAPTSSISILVGTTQAIEPVYKRKWYEENLSGLIPVVVPRLSPETWQYYIPAYEVEQTDIIKAAAIRQKWIDQGQSTNIFMSLDKASGKYLHEIYTLAWKLGLKSTYYLRSQSPEANNDVEDRSMECAGCQ; encoded by the coding sequence ATAATGATTCAAAAAAGAAACGGTAGAAAAGAAGTTTTAGATATTACTAAAATTCAAAAGATGACTATAGATGCAACAAAAGACTTAGATGGTGTTAGCCAAAGTGAATTGGAATTGGATGCACAAATAAAGTTTATTGATGGTATGAGTTCCTCAGATATTCAAGATGCACTTATTAAAACAGCAGTTGAAAAAATTGATATAGATGTTCCAAACTGGACTTTTGTTGCTGCAAGACTGTTCTTATTTGATTTATATCATAGAGTTGGTAAATCAACACATGGTATTAAGGGTGAGCCATATTGTCATTTAAAAGATTATCTAAGATATGGAAAAGAAGCTGGAAGATTACTTCCTGCTCTTGGTGAGGGTTATGATTTAGATGATTTAAATAATTATATTGATTCAGAAAGAGATTTATTATTTAATTATTTAGGGATTAAAACACTATATGATAGATATTTAATCAAAAATAAAAAAGCCAATCCAATTGAACTTCCTCAACATATGTTTATGGCAATTGCAATGTTTTTAGCACAAGATGAAGATAATAAACAAGAAAGAGCAAAAGAGTTTTATGATGCAATTTCAAAATTTGAGGTTATGTTAGCAACTCCAACTTTATCAAATGCAAGAACAAATAGACATCAACTTTCATCTTGTTATATCGGTTCAAGTCCTGATAATATTGAAGGAATTTTTGATGGTTACAAAGAGATGGCACTATTATCTAAGTATGGTGGTGGTATTGGTTGGGATTGGAACCAAATCAGAGCCCTTGGTGGAGTTATTGATGACCATAAAAGTGCAGCAGGTGGAACAGTTCCATTTTTAAAAATTACAAATGATTTAGCAATCGCAGTTGACCAACTTGGAACTAGAAAAGGTGCAATTGCTGTATATGTTGAGCCATGGCATATGGATATAGTTGATTTTATTGACCTTAAAAAGAATTCTGGGGAAGAAAGAAGAAGAGCACATGATTTATTCCCTTCTTTATGGATAACAGACTTATTTATGGAAAGAATCTTAGAAAACTCTCATTGGACATTGTTTGATCCATATGAAGTAAAAGATTTAAGTGAACTTCATGGAGATGCGTTCAAAAAAAGATATGAAGAGTATGAAAAAGATGAGACTATTACAAAAGATACTATGAAAGCTAAAGATTTATGGAAGAAAATCTTAACTTCATATTTTGAATCTGGAAGTCCATTTTTATGTTTTAAAGATAATGCAAACAGAGCTAATCCAAATGCTCATGCTGGACATATTAGAAGTTCAAATCTTTGTACAGAAATTTTTCAAAATACAAATCCAAACTATTATAAAATAAGATTAGAGTTTGAAGATGGAACAATCAAAACATATGATGAAGATGAGATTATTAAAGTTGATGCAGGACAAGAGAAAAAAGCAAATAAAATAACTGCACTTGATTCAATCAATGGAAAAAGAGTATTTATAGTAGAAAAAGAGAAAATTGATGGTGATACAGCAGTTTGTAACCTTGCATCAATTAATCTTTCAAAAATTAATACAAAAGAGGATATTGAAAGAGTAGTTCCAACTGCAATTAGAATGCTTGATAATGTGATTGATTTAAACTTCTATCCATTAAGAAAAGTAAAAGCAACTAACTTAAAAACAAGAAGTATTGGACTTGGAGTGATGGGTGAAGCACAAATGCTTGCAGAACATCAAATCATGTTTGGTAGTGAACAGCATTTTAAGAAAATTGATTCAGTTATGGAAGCAATTTCATATAATGCTATTAAATCATCAAGTAAACTTGCAGTAGAAAAAGGTGTATATCCTGCATTTGAAGGTTCAAACTGGTCAAAAGGAATAATGCCACATGATCATGCACCTCAAGCTGTTGAAGCCTTGATGAATAAAGATTTATTTGATGGTGGATATGATTGGCAAGAGCTAAAAGAAGAAGTTAAAGAAAATGGTATGAGAAATGGTTACTTGATGGCTATTGCTCCAACATCTTCTATCTCTATTTTAGTAGGTACAACTCAAGCAATTGAGCCAGTTTATAAAAGAAAATGGTATGAAGAGAACTTAAGTGGACTTATTCCTGTTGTGGTACCAAGATTGAGTCCTGAAACATGGCAATATTATATTCCAGCATATGAAGTTGAGCAAACAGATATTATTAAAGCAGCAGCTATTAGACAAAAATGGATAGACCAAGGTCAAAGTACAAATATATTTATGAGTTTAGATAAAGCAAGTGGAAAATATCTACATGAAATTTATACATTAGCTTGGAAACTAGGATTAAAATCTACTTACTATTTAAGAAGTCAATCTCCTGAAGCAAATAATGATGTTGAAGATAGAAGTATGGAGTGTGCAGGTTGTCAATAA